The Longimicrobium sp. genomic sequence GTCCTCCACCGGCATCAGGAACGGCTTGTCGGTCTCGCGCACCGGCTCCGGGATGTAGCTGTCCACCGCGTTCATCAGCTCGGTGATCTTCTGGCCCCACTCGCTGTTCGGATCGCCCGACTCCAGCGCCTTGAGCCCCGAGCCCATGATGATGGGGATCTCGTCGCCCGGGTAGTCGTACTCGGAGAGAAGCTCGCGCACCTCCAGCTCCACCAGCTCCAGGAGCTCCGGGTCGTCCACCATGTCTACCTTGTTGAGGAAGACGACGATGTACGGCACGTTCACCTGGCGGGCCAGCAGGATGTGCTCGCGCGTCTGCGGCATGGGGCCGTCGGCGGCGGACACGACCAGGATGGCGCCGTCCATCTGGGCGGCACCCGTGATCATGTTCTTCACGTAGTCGGCGTGGCCGGGGCAGTCGACGTGCGCGTAGTGGCGCGCGGCGGTCTGGTACTCCACGTGCGCCGTCGAGATCGTGATGCCGCGGGCGCGCTCTTCCGGGGCCTTGTCGATGTTGTCGAAGCTGACGAAGTCCGCCAGTCCCTGCGCCGCCTGGATGCGCGTGATCGCCGCCGTGAGCGTGGTCTTGCCGTGGTCCACGTGGCCGATCGTGCCGACGTTGACGTGCGGCTTGTTGCGCTCGAACTTAGCCTTTCCCATGGTGCTTTCTGGATCCCGTACGGGTGGTTTGACGACGAGGAGGCGCCAGAGCTCGCGATGGGACTCGAACCCATGACCTCTTCCTTACCAAGCCTCTTCCTTACCAAGGAAGTGCTCTGCCGGCTGAGCTACGCGAGCTTGCTCCCCTACCCGGGCTGCGCCCGGACGACAGACAGAGAAACCTTGCCGTGCCATCGGGCAAGGTTTCCCGTTTTCCAGCTCTCCAGCGGGGCGCGGTACACCCACACGCAACCCGGGGAAGAGAAGACGAGTAACATACCTAGACCTTCCGGGGCAGTCAAGGCCCCCTCCCATCGCACCAATGCCCTGTAGGGGCAGCCCCGCGTGGCTGCCCGTGCCCGCCCGCGCCCCGAATCCGGCGTCTTGGTACAGAACCGGCAGGACGACCCGCGGGCCTGTCCTTCCCCTCCCACCCACACCACCATGCCCACACTCCCGCGCATCCTTCGCTCGTTCCGGCCCGGCTTCGGGGCATCGGTCGTGTTCACGCTGGCGGTCGGCGTGGGGGCCGGGCTGGCGCTGCTGGGCTTCGCGGATGCGGGGGTGGCGTACGCCCCCGCGCACGTGCTCCCCGCGTGGGACCGCCTCGCCGCCGGCCACGGCTGGACGGACGGGCTGGTCACCGTGGAGGAGATCCGCCACGCCGGGGTCGAGTCGCTCCTGCGCGTGCTGTGGGGCACGACCGCGCTGGTGGTGGCGAGCGCGTGCATCATCGCGGCGGCCCGCGTGCTGGCGCGTGGCGCGTCGCGGCGGCCGGCGGTCGCCATGCGCGTGGTGCTGGGCGCGGGGGCGCGGCGCATCTTCC encodes the following:
- the tuf gene encoding elongation factor Tu, with the translated sequence MGKAKFERNKPHVNVGTIGHVDHGKTTLTAAITRIQAAQGLADFVSFDNIDKAPEERARGITISTAHVEYQTAARHYAHVDCPGHADYVKNMITGAAQMDGAILVVSAADGPMPQTREHILLARQVNVPYIVVFLNKVDMVDDPELLELVELEVRELLSEYDYPGDEIPIIMGSGLKALESGDPNSEWGQKITELMNAVDSYIPEPVRETDKPFLMPVEDVFSITGRGTVATGRIERGIIKVGETVDLVGMNSAKSTTVTGVEMFRKLLDEGQAGDNVGLLLRGVAKDEIERGMVLAKPKTITPHTKFKAEVYVLTKEEGGRHTPFFNGYRPQFYFRTTDVTGSAALPEGVEMVMPGDNVQMVVELITPIAMEKELRFAIREGGRTVGAG